The following proteins are encoded in a genomic region of Primulina huaijiensis isolate GDHJ02 chromosome 3, ASM1229523v2, whole genome shotgun sequence:
- the LOC140973732 gene encoding polyadenylate-binding protein-interacting protein 11, translated as MNTRTSMAQSDDVIRRTVYVSDIDHQVTEEQLAALFINCGQVVDCRVCGDPNSVLRFAFVEFTDEEGARNALSLAGTMLGYYPVRVLPSKTAIAPVNPTLLPRSEDEREMCARTIYCTNIDKKVTQADVKLFFESICGEVHRLRLLGDFHHSTRIAFVEFIMAESAIAALNCSGAVLGSLPIRVSPSKTPVRPRAPRQSMH; from the exons ATGAATACCCGAACAAGCATGGCTCAAAGCGATGACGTGATCAGGAGGACTGTGTATGTATCTGACATTGATCATCAG GTTACTGAAGAGCAACTTGCAGCTCTTTTCATTAATTGTGGTCAG GTGGTGGACTGCCGTGTCTGTGGTGACCCTAATTCAGTTCTCCGTTTTGCGTTTGTCGAATTCACCGATGAAG AAGGGGCTAGAAATGCATTGAGTTTGGCGGGAACTATGCTTGGATATTATCCTGTGAGAGTGCTACCTTCCAAAACTGCAATTGCACCGGTTAATCCAACATTATTACCTAGG TCTGAGGATGAAAGGGAGATGTGTGCTAGAACTATTTACTGTACAAACATCGATAAAAAG GTTACTCAAGCTGATGTCAAACTCTTCTTCGAGTCCATTTGTGGTGAG GTTCATCGATTGAGGTTGCTTGGTGACTTTCATCACTCTACTCGCATAGCTTTCGTGGAGTTTATTATG GCTGAAAGTGCAATCGCTGCTCTTAACTGCAGTGGTGCAGTCTTAGGATCTCTGCCCATAAG GGTAAGCCCATCGAAGACCCCCGTACGACCTCGTGCGCCACGCCAGTCCATGCACTAA
- the LOC140973731 gene encoding membrane protein of ER body-like protein → MGNKEQRLEHYKVLKFETEGVGHGQMEVSSQSHKASEEIESADIDLINKERKYDVKTVLQKQNTHDLYCPDCNSCITGRVILRKRKRNKIQIPVKPSKPEKQSAQVSGCQVHLDHINICVEGAQERTEDVRRNSKIEVIKSIVYGGLAELITSLSVVSSAAGGDATTLNILALGMANLIGGFFVICHNLWELRCEQTDQVNSQSDRYQELLGQRQNFKLHAIVCVLSYFIFGLTPIVVYGFSFRQSEERELKLVVVGAVSLVCIIALSIGKAYVCRPPKAYVKTVVNFVILGFMASGISYAVGVLVKRFLERLGLFQSTSVPDMIFNRDSTWASY, encoded by the exons ATGGGAAACAAAGAGCAGAGACTGGAACATtacaaagttttaaaatttgaaactgAAG GTGTTGGGCATGGACAGATGGAGGTATCGTCTCAGAGTCATAAGGCCTCGGAAGAGATTGAAAGTGCAGATATTGATCTGATAAACAAGGAAAGAAAATACGACGTTAAAACAGTGCTACAAAAACAAAACACGCATGATCTATACTGTCCTGATTGCAATTCTTGCATCACAGGAAGGGTTATTCTTCGCAAAAGAAAACGCAACAAAATTCAAATTCCAGTTAAGCCTAGCAAACCAGAAAAACAATCAGCTCAGGTATCTGGTTGTCAAGTTCATCTTGACCATATTAATATTTGTGTAGAAGGAGCGCAAGAACGAACGGAGGATGTTAGAAGAAATTCTAAAATAGAAGTTATTAAAAGCATAGTTTATGGTGGATTGGCGGAGTTGATTACCAGCCTAAGTGTCGTGTCATCTGCAGCTGGAGGTGATGCCACCACAT TGAATATTCTAGCTCTCGGAATGGCCAATCTGATAGGAGGATTCTTCGTCATTTGTCACAAT CTTTGGGAACTAAGATGTGAGCAGACAGACCAAGTAAACAGTCAAAGTGACCGATACCAAGAGCTCCTAGGCCAAAGGCAGAACTTCAAACTTCACGCAATAGTTTGCGTTCTATCATATTTCATATTTGGTTTAACGCCTATCGTCGTGTATGGTTTTTCATTCCGGCAAAGTGAAGAAAGAGAACTAAAACTGGTGGTGGTAGGAGCAGTCTCTCTCGTGTGCATTATTGCTCTGTCTATTGGAAAGGCCTATGTGTGTAGACCGCCTAAGGCTTACGTAAAAACAGTCgtaaattttgttatattggGGTTCATGGCCTCAGGAATTTCATATGCTGTTGGTGTGCTGGTGAAGAGATTTTTGGAGAGGCTTGGTCTGTTCCAATCAACTTCAGTTCCTGATATGATTTTTAATCGAGACTCAACATGGGCTTCTTATTGA